In the genome of Budorcas taxicolor isolate Tak-1 chromosome 7, Takin1.1, whole genome shotgun sequence, the window ATTCTCTGCCATATACTTACAACAATTCTGCGTAAGTCTATTATCTTATATTTGTTTTGGAAACTTGagtttaaaaagaattaatttatCCAAGAGCTCCCTGTTAGTAAATAGTAGAGGTAACAGTTATCCAAGAACTGTCTGTCTCCATCAACCAGTTAACTTGCATGTCACACTTATCCCAAAGCCATTTACTCATAGGCATCAGCTAAATAGCCATTGCTAGTCTTCCCATTTAATTGGCCTGGCCAAAATCTCTTTGTTATGTAAATAAACTTCAGTGAGTCACTAAGCCTAATATTCcaataattaaaacaaagaaagaaaatgaaagagactaATACTTACCTTTTTTTCTACTTCATGTGGCAAGAGTAATATAGTGTTTATAACAGGATAAACCTAAGGTTCAAGAACTAGTTCTATCCAGTTTTAACTGAGCATGTTGCTTGATCAAAGTTTCAATTTTCTATCCATAAGATGGAAGTATGAATAACTAgttcacagggttgttgtgaggataaaatgaggtAATACATTTAAGCATCGTGCCAGGAACAAAGCAAGTGACAAGAAATAGAAAGGCTTATTATTAATGAGTGGACAGGTATTGTCCTTTAAAGAGAGTGATTaagttgcttatttttcttattattgctcattttttttattacttcctTCCTCTACCAAGCATCTACTTAGCAAGCTTGAAAAGAAAGGCCCTGTGTACTCAACTCATTATTTGGTCATGAGAGATTCCTTTGTCACAGATCATTTTGAAGTCATATACATTCGTTTACTAGCTTCATTTAATTGAAGACTTTgatttaatcaatttatttaatatttttaagtatgtCATGGCATTATAGGCTCTTGTATTAACTATTTGCAAAAACTTATACAAACTGTTGAGAATGAAGTATAAGAGATGTCACTGGAAAAACCTGTCTTGTTCCCATCAGTAGCCCAGAACAGTGGTCAAACTATTCACTGCCATTACGTGACCTATGGGGGACAGAGTTCCCACAAACAGTATGagcttccatttttctctttttatctgccactttctggaagagatggctgtgatccatgaaataagttgaaaagcaggaaaagaaaatacgTAGAAGTCAAAGAACCCATGTTTACAACAATGTCATAGCGACATAACTGACTGGGCCTGCTTTGAAAGATTCTCACAACTTTAATAAGAGTCATAATATAATAGTCTTTGATTAAGGTACTATATAATCAAGAAGAAATGGGATGGCTAAATAAGTGGTATTCTAAtgatatcagaaagagaaagaacaatgATTCTCAAGCAAGTATTTAGTAGATAGATTTTTACCTTTAGAATCCCATCAAGATCTTTCTTCACTTTGCCTCTACTTTGAATATCAAAATACTCTCAAGTGGTCTAACTACTGTTTCACAGGAGAGAGCAAAAAATGTAAAActccatttaattttcattatgttGTCAGTAATCTGTGGTCTTAGGTCTCCTGAACACTAAATGAAGGCAATGCTCTTTGGGTTAAGTTAAAACAAGAGGAAGACAAGCTGATGGTGGAATGCAATCATAGCATGTTAATTTGAGACACTTTAGTTAAGCATAAATGTTCTTCTGACCTCTATCCCACCATCTCAGAGGATCAAATCCAGGTAACAGTAAACAACTTTTAGGGTACTGAGACAGTGAAAGCTGAATCCAGGAAGAGCTGAGAAGCAGCAAATAAGGTAAGGCATGGACCAAACGACACACTTCACTGTCAATTACAAGCAGGAATGACCCTAGTATACCTCACAGCACAAAGAACAGTTGACTCTTTGTCATTGGACAGCCCATCACGTCCAATCGAATCACTTGGACTTCACTTGTAGGCAGTTTTGCCAACTGGCTGACCCCTTATTTTTGTGGTCAATACAACCAAATTACTTTGAACTTTGATTAACTGAATTTCAAAGACTCATTCTCCTGTCATAACTTTATCCCTTCTCATCTTCCCACTTTGTTATAGTGACTAACAATATTTACTTAATCACATATGAATATGCATTAAGACACTAGGAAAAATACTTTGCCATTCCCTGGGGTTAAGCACTTCCCCACTTCCTAGGTGGCCTGAGGGCATAAGTAACCAAACAAGATATActtaaaattcattatttctgGGATTCTTCTAGTCTGTTTACCGacggtttttttttcatttcggTCTTGACACAGAGACCAGTGTGTACTAACTGTCTACTTTTTATATTTGGGTGAGTACCTGGAAGTGGTATGTGGTAGAAGAAAAGAATGAGGTGAAGAGAACATAAGCACATTGTTAACGTCAAAACCAGCTTGCTCCTCTCCTTCATTTTACCCCAAGTAAGAAGATTTCTGGTTCAAATACTTCTGGTTCATGCTGTATTCCCTTCTAAATTACTTTCAAAAATGCACTCAGTGTCTTCATTCCCCTCTCAATACATCTCCCTTGTGTTAGCtatgatactgctgctgctgctgctgctaagttgcttcagtcgtgtccgattctgtgcgacccaaGAGATGGAGATATGATACTGACCTCTTTTCTCAATCATTTCTCTCTTATACATCTCCAACTTCCCACTGTCTTTGCTGATTTTATTCTctatgatgctttcaaactacaTGACACCAAAGCATATATGAGCATTAGTCTATCAATGAACATTTATATGAGCTTCCTGAGCCCCAGACTAAAGAATGCTCAACTCTATACGCTACTCAGGGTCCTTTGACGAAGGCCTAAGTATTCTGGTTTTCCACATGACTCAactttccatttatatgaattctcccatacatagggcttccctggtggctcagacagtaagcatctgcctgcagtacaggagacctgggttcagtccctgggttgggaagatcccctgtaggagggcatggcaactgactccagtattcttgcctggagaatccccatggacagaggagcctgcctggtggggtgcagtccatggggtggcaaagagtcggacatgacagaatgACTAAGCACATCCCACATATGTGAATACAGTTTACAAATATCAGAACACAGCTTTATAACAATGTTCAGTTCTTAATGGGGCAGACATTGCAGTTTAAATTTTTGACATTGATACTCTATTGATAGACCCTtgaaaaatagcattatttcatctcTCTTCCTCTTATGCTACATACTGCAGAACTGTCCACAAAAGAAGGTCTTAAGGTCAAAGTGGAATCAGTTATGGATCTTACTAAAGCTAAAAGTAAAGGTATCTTGATGTAGTTACAGTTGTTACTGATTATTTCAGTGATGAGTAGAAGGAACTGTTGTTTCTCCAGTTTTGTGAATAGTTTTGTCACTGAACAGAAGGCACAATGTGTGGCTAGACTGTGTCTTGcagcatttgcaaatactttcaatCTTCCTCAGTGTGCAAGCCACATGTTTGTTTTCAGCtggctgagtcataaggcagagAGTTTAGAGaaagtagaagagaaagaaaatcaactaAGCATTCATTAGGAAGTATAACAAAAggtttccccccgcccccaccaaggCAGTGTCATGtgtgtttaaaagaaaataaagtgtacaCATTGCTATTCTAGTTGCTTTATTCTGACAATTTTTTAAGTCTGTTGGagtaaatttgattaaaaaaatgaacttcatTCAGCCATAAATTTTGATAATGAGTTAACCAACTGACATTCATTGAGTGCTCATGTGTGCAAATCACCATTACAGTATACTACACTTCACAGTATCACAAGATTCAAGAAATTTGTAAATCAAATGTATATTCAACTTCTGGTGGGAAATATGTAAAAATGGAAAATGGCCATCTCACACATTGAAAACATCTAAAGTTGCAAAGTCCAATGAAAGGAGTTattcaattaaatattaataatcataaagaaaaactATAGTGAATGAAAGAGCTGATGAATGATATGTTTAGCTTGTTTTCTTCCCCCACTGCTTGAAGTGGGGGAAGTTTCAACAAAGCTCAGTCAGCCCCACTGTGCAACTGGGTAGGGGAAGTTTCCAAAAGGAAAACACAGTTGTTGTGACCAGAAAATTCCAGTGATGTGAAAGTAAATGGAATTACTTGGATATTCACAAAAGTCAGTGGTTTTAAAAGAGGGAAAACGCTTTAGAAAGGATTTGGGTTAATCCTTGAATCCTGCATATAACTAAGTCAGGAAAAGTAAGTCAGCTGTCCAAAGATACACAGCTTTTTATGTAAATACCAGGATTGGAAGCTAGAGTATTTTATCCAAGATTCAGGAAAAAATTCCTACCCTTCCATTAAGGGCCACTCTGGTCTGCCACTCTGACAGTCTGAACTCTACGGCAGAGTTCTTCCCTCAGCACTGTGTGGTCAAACCCTCGTGGTTGTGGGCTTCTTTCCTGGGGAATGAGCTCGTCCTGGGTGAATACAGAGCATTCTTCTGATGACAGATAATTACACTCTCTCCCTTCCTGCTTCTCCTATAATTTGGCCTATCCATCCAAATTATATAcacctgtttcttctttttattccttctcttAGTGGGTTTGGGGAATTGAATAGTTTTAAGTTTTGCAGTAAGTCCATAAAATGATAGACAGAGATGCCTCTAAACTTCATACAGAGGGATAGCATGGCTGACCTGCCATGCATGGGATTTGCCCTTGAACTTTTATCTTCATCATATAAGTAAGACATTTGGCAATATCAGAAAGTTTCCACCTGACACTGTTTGTGATCAAGGATGGTGTGTGGTCAGGGTTATAGCAAATCTAGCTTGACTGAGTAACAGTCAAATCAATCACTTTGGATTCAGAATCACTAGATCTGATTAGCTAAGAGAACCATCCTACCTTCGCCTTAGTGTCAGTCAGGGCTCTTGGGTAGAAAACAATAGGAACTGACTGATCACACTCAGCCACAAAGGAATGCAgtggaaaaatgaaaggaaaagctgAAGAATCAGGTCTTTGAAGATACTGGCTTAAAACCGCTTAAGAGGAATCTGGGTAGCAAGAACTCACAGGAACTTTCTTTACTAGCAGGAAGAGTGGGCTCCAACATTTCTGACCTTTGTGTACTTCTGCTCAAGAGGTGAATTCTACAGGGATGGTTTGATGAGCCAAGCTTGAATCTCATGTCCACCGCTTGATGTGGTGAACTTGAAGTTCTGCACTGGTATCATCAATGCAACTGGGTAGGGGAAGTTTCTAAAAGGAAAACACAGTTGTTCTAaccagaaaaaaagtgaagtggaTGTTGGGAAGTCAAATCAGCAGAGGTTCACGACACAACCAAAATGTGGTGGTTAAACATCAAGAGGTAGAGACCAAGAGTGATAGGTGAATATTGAAGTATATACCTTGACAATGGCCCAAATAATGATGAAACCAGTGAAAAGGTTAATAAAACCTGGTTCCACGTCTAGTTTAAATCAAGCCgttaattttgatttttcctttgaaatgctTCCAGCAATGCCCAAACCCTGAGTGGCATATGAGCCACTGGTCCACTAAACATCTCTTTCCAGTCAGTGTTACCTACCTCCTCCTCACATCCTCCTACTAATTCTCCCCTGGCCACCCTCATTCCTTTGTCTTCACCCAAATCTGAAGCCCAAGACTGTTTCTTCAGCAACCACTTTGTTTAGCTTGGAAGATCAATTAAACACCACAGGATTCTTCACTGACTTTTCAACATTTAACAAAtggttaagctttttttttttttgattcaaaCCTCATTAGACATacaaagagaaaggagcagatgAAATGCTTATTTGAAATTGCCTTCTGAGTGCTCTCTGAGGCAGAATTTGCTCTAGTCCCCTTTGCTGAAACTTCCTGAGAAACACTGTGGAAATGAAAGATGGTTCTTCACTTCCAAAGTACAAATCAGGCCGGCATTTTGAAAGAGACAGGTTTATTCATCACTTCAGTGTTAGCTGGCTTTGCTCCCtgtaaaattttacttttggTTATTAAAATATTCACTGTAGGAAATAAATTTGTAATCCATTTCTCATATTACctacacacagaaaaacaaaatttgataTCTTGGGGTTTATTTGCTGAAGGCGCTTCCCATAAAAGCAAGGGGTGTGCATTGGGAAATGTGTCTGGTTAACTCCTTATGGATAAATTAGTCACGACCTTTTCTccgcccaccccatcccccctTTCCCGACTCTCGCCCCCAGCACCCTCTCCACCTCCCAACTTCCCGCCTCTCCAAGGGCTGGTGACCTAATAGCATTTTTCTTCATGCATATTTTGGCGTCGCCCCACGGCCTGGCTGCCTTTGCCTGTCTGAGTCTTTTGAAATTCCTGCATGTTCGCCCCAGATTAAGCCGAGTGTGTCTCAGGATGTGTGTTCCGTTTTGTTCTTTCCCCTTAACGCTCCCTGTGCAACGTGTCTGCGGGGAGGAGGACAagccggggaggggaggggaggagagggaggggcagcgGCGAGGAGCTGTCCGCCTTGCACGTTTCCAATCGCATTACGTGAACAAATAGCAGAGGGGCGGCCGGGCCAGAACGGCTTGTGTAACTTTGCAAATGtgccagaaagtttaaaaatctctcctccttccttcactcCAGACACTGCCCGTTCGCCGGGGCCGCCACGCCGCTCCCCGTCGCCTTCCAGAAGgactgagaaaaagaagagaggagagtgCCACGTCTCACCAGCCGCTTTTACGGCAGAGGGTCTGCAACCCACCCTAGGCATTGCTTGGTAGGGACTGAGATACCCGGGCGCCCAGCCCGCCTCCTCGGTTGAAGAGTTCTCCCTCCCTCACGTGACTTGAGCCccgtttttttttccccccctccgAGCTACGTCTTCCCGGAGTGGGGACAGTCCAGGAAAGGGAGCAATGCGCTTCGCCTGGACCGCACTCCTCGGGTCGCTGCAGCTCTGCGCGCTCGTGCGCTGCGCCCCGCCGGCCGCCAGCCACCGGCAGCCCCCTCGCGAACAGGCGGCGGCTCCCGGCGCCTGGCGCCAGAAGATCCAATGGGAGAACAACGGGCAGGTGTTCAGCCTGCTGAGCCTGGGCTCGCAGTACCAGCCGCAACGGCGACGGGACCCCGGCGCCACCGCCCCGGGAGCCGCCAACGCCACCGCCCCGCAGATGCGCACACCAATCCTGCTGCTCCGCAACAACCGCACCGCGGCGGCGCGAGTGCGGACGGCCGGCCCCTCTGCAGCCGCAGCCGGCCGCCCCAGGCCCGTCGCCCGCCACTGGTTCCAAGCTGGCTACTCGACGTCTGGGGCCCACGAGGCTGGGACATCGCGCGCTGATAACCAGACGGCACCGGGAGAGGTCCCGACGCTCAGTAACCTGCGACCGCCTAACCGCGTGGACGTGGACGGCATGGTGGGCGACGACCCGTACAACCCCTATAAGTACACCGACGACAACCCCTATTACAACTATTACGACACGTACGAAAGGCCCAGGCCTGGGAGCAGGTACCGGCCCGGATATGGCACCGGCTACTTCCAGTATGGTAAGCACCCGCAGCCTCCGCTAACTCCCGCGCACCGTCACCCCAGCTCCGCGTCTCCCCGACGTGGCTGCCTGGGCGCGGCAGGCCTTGGTCCGTGCAGATCCCATCCCTCCCCCTGCGCCAGCCGAGGCAGCCCTGGAATTTGGTGCAAACCGCGCGCGCCTGGCCCCTCCTGCTTCGTTTCCACTTTACTTTGCAGCCCCGGGCGTCCCCATTCTTCTACTACCCGCAGCCCAACACCGCAGCCCAGTTGACTTAAGGGTGAGGAGTAAGGCACTTGGAGGGACCCGGAGCCAGGGTGGGGGCCGCTAAATTGTCTCACTGCTTTGCCCATCCCCTGCTGACGTTTAGGTCTTCCGGACCTGGTGCCCGATCCCTACTACATCCAGGCTTCCACATACGTGCAAAAGATGGCCATGTACAACCTGAGATGCGCTGCGGAGGAAAACTGCTTGGCCAGGTACCAACTGGGATCTCCTCGGCCTAGCTCCCCCGTCTTGGTTCCAGGGGGCTCCTCAGGTGCTTGATCCTGACCACTCTTGTTCTGTGCAGACAAGGGTTAGGAAGTGGAACGTGATCTCTCGGGCATGCTGACCTGGgtggaaaattaaaatatggaaGATTTCTGTCGGTTCTGACTTTCAAACCGTGGCATAAATCAGGGAGATTAAGCAAACCCTTAGCCTGGAGAGTGGAGGTCTCctattctttttccaagatccttAAACTTTGGAGCCAACTGTTTCCAATGACGTTCTATTAAACTACTATACCGTGGAAAAAATACTGTAATGGAAGAGCTTGTTAAAACCCCCTCAAAACATCGGGGGCCACTTGGCCAGTGTGTCACCCCTCCGTTGGATGtggttgttttcttcttttgtttgaagTCACAATTAACTTAGTTGTTTTGGCATTACTTTAGCCAGaataagatcaggagcaagagcTTTGCTTTTGCATTAGtactaaaataaaatcttagcaGTTTGGGGAATGAAATTCCCTGAGTTTGCTGCTGGGAAACCAGCAGAGGGAGTAAAAGATGTTTTGATAAGACACacaatttctttaaatgtaaaataaggtTTTTGATAGAATTTgaatatatattcacacaaaatattttacaagacagaaatgtttatttattgtgTCAATTTCTTTCACTTCCTTTATAACTGTCAGgctaaaagaagagaagaaacccAAGCTCATCATTTACATTCTACTAGAGTCTTGCATCACACACCATTGCATTCCTTATGGTAGTCTTACAGTTATGCCATTGTTTTAAAGTTACTAAATTATTTATCTTATCTGGGTATACTCTTTCAGGGTTATTTCCCCAATTTACATCTTCTTTAACTGGGTGAGGAAAAAATGTATGCAAAATGCTCTAGTCTTTTGGAACTGATAACCTCGTTGGGAGAAGAGGGCAGTGAAATCTTGGAAGGTTTTGCTTGTAGTTATATTAGTTTAGTTCGTATTCTGTGAAAATCATAATGTTTCTCTTTATAAAATCACAGCACAGCATACAGGGCAGATGTCAGAGATTATGATCACAGGGTGCTGCTAAGATTTCCCCAGAGAGTGAAAAACCAAGGGACATCTGATTTCCTACCAAGTCGACCAAGATATTCCTGGGAATGGCACAGTTGTCACCAGTAAGTGGATGGGACTCTTGGGTACTTTTGAGTTGCTTTTTCACTTTACAGGtgattctttttatgttttttaagagTTAACTTTTTGTTGTAgtagggtatagctgattaacaatgttgtgacagttttaggtaaatagtgaagggactcagccatacatatacatgtatctattctccccccaaaacccctcctatccaggctgccacatactattgagcagagttccatgtgctatacaataggtccttgctggtcatccattttaaatatagcagtgtgtacatgaccatcccaaactccctaactatcccttcttctcctggcAACTGTACGTTCATTTTCTAAATTACAGGTGATTCTTGATATGATAAATTCttacacaaaggaagaaaattgcTGTTATTTATACTTAGAATTTCTCTATATAATTTGACATAATCAAGGAAATCCATCTTTAGGATAATACATCAGTTACTATATATTGTTATCTTTTAAACTGGAAACTCTTTTAAGCCCAGCTTATTAAAACTGTCGATAAGATTACATCAGTTAGCTTCACTAGAATTTTGTCCCAGTGTACTACaggtagggctttcctggtggtcagtggtaaagaatctacctgcaatgcaggagacctgggctcaatccctgggttgttaagattccctggagaaagaaatggcaacccactccagtattcttgcttgggaaatcccatggacagaggagcctggtgggttgcagtccatggggtcgcaaagagttggacatgtcttagcaactacaccaccaccaccaattctACAGTATGACTTGGTAACTTGCTTAGGTGTTCATTGCTAGGAAATCCTGTTTTATGGTCTTAAAATTTCTACAGTTTGAGCCATTACTTTTTGTTCTCTTCTTATGTGAGAAAATGAACAGTTCAGCACCTTcacttaaatgaaatgaaaaaaaaagtgagcaacTACTTTGCTGCTGAAGTAGGTTTATGAGTAAAAGTTTATACTAGTTAAATAAGAATGGTGGATAAAAcatgcttttatttctcctttgcattttagTATGGATTAAATGTGTgagaatacaatttttaaaaatttcacagaaACCTCCCAAGAGAAAACTGCTCTTCTCTTTTGGAATGAAACATCAGTAGTAGCAGCCAAAGGAGATATACTAGAGAACATATGACAAGTTTCACTTAAACAAAGATAATTTACTATCTCTATTTAATCTTCTAAGATAAAACAGGgtgaaataaaaaagcagaataCTCAAAATAAGTCTTTTTTCCCACATACCAAAGCTAAAGCCTTACCATTTTGATAGATTTttgtcctggaaaaaaaaaaaatctagcatgGATTGAGCTTTAAGAAGCTCAACTTGATCCCAATTTTGATGCAAAAACAAATGTGGGaagcagtgtgtggggggggtcaTCTAGAATCCTCACTGCTGTCTCTGTATGTTACTGACTGCTGTTTCTGTGTCATGTGGGACATCAGACATTACCACAGCATGGATGAATTCAGCCACTATGACCTGCTTGATGCCAGCACCCAGAGGAGAGTGGCTGAGGGCCACAAGGCGAGCTTCTGTCTTGAGGACACGTCGTGTGACTACGGCTACCACAGGCGGTTTGCGTGCACTGCCCACACACAGGTAGGACGGCGACCTGGAATCAGGAGCCCACACGCTTCAGAGAGAAAGCAGCCACCTGTTTGCTTTCCTCCTGCCATCTTTGTGAAAAACTGTTTTACTCAGGGGGTCATCTAGTCCAAACGGTAAATTATTGGGAAAAGGAAAGTGACGGCTTGATGATCcagattacttttaaaaagtattccatCAACACAGAAGGTCACGGTGTATACTTGCTATGTTCCACAATGAAGAGCAATAGTCTATTATCTGAAAAGATCGGAAGAGTTTCCCATTTTTGCACTCATCCTGTTTTCTTTAACTCAACTGGTAAGTAACTATAGAAGAGAGATGTTTTGTCACCTGCAAAACTCTCTCCATCTGAGCtaaaaatagaatggtggttgggGTTagcaaaaggacagaaataagtttcttaaaaagcactttaaaaaatgtctctTTTAATCATGCAGAGAAGAGCAGAAGGACAGTTTCTTTctctatgcatatatatttaaaccTACGGTATAATTGATGTCAGATGTCCTTtggatggatttttaaaaatagtgctgTCCTAAGCAGTTTGTATGTCTTATAATGGGAAAATGTGTGTCAGTTAAAAGCCGTGCCAGTATTTCCATAAGAAACCCTAATTTGTAAAAGGACATTATAATTTTACTCCAGCGGAAATCTTGGCAGGGAGTAGTGAATATACGTAACTCAGGGCACAGAGGATCAGCAGCTGGCATCTTGGGAAGCAAATTCCAGGGCTGTGGCAGGAAGCTTTCTGGTGACCTAAATATTAtcattccttctttctctggGCTTAAAACATCATAGCAATTGGAAGGCGAAAGGTTCAGTTCCTCTCACCCTGGGGCAGCGCTTActctaagaaaaagaagatgTAACCTCACATTACACGTATGTTTGTGTAAAGATTCCCTTTTCACCCAGTGATCCCTAAGTCCCAcagcacctgccagtgcagggtacCTTGAGATTACTCTCTTCACTTAGAAGAGGCACTCTGAACAGCTCAATGCTCAAATATTTGAATCTAAGACTATAGGCAGCATGTGACTCCCCCAACTCCTTGGCTGGTGACCCTACTTCATTTTATGTGGTAGCTTTCTTATTAATTATCCTCCATTTTATATCCTATTTAACCACTATTCACTAGATCTTACACTGCAAATGActaatgtatttgtgtttttcactACACTGGTTGTCTCTTGAACATGGGCTTCctttaaagggaaaaattttcTTCACAAAGCCCCAGTGTTGACTTAGTTATATTATGGCCCTTTAAAATGTATCCAAATATAAAACTAGATATAACTTCTTTATATTTATACTCTCATATaaattcttggacttcccttccctcagctgggtaaagaatccacatgcaatgtgaGAGATCTAGGTTCGATCtgtgagttgagaagatcccctgcagaagggaaaggctacccatttcagtattctggcctggagaattccatggactgtataatccatggggttgcaaagaatttgcATATTAAATCTATATGAAGCTAGAAATTACATTAATCTCATTCATTTAtgtaatagttcagttcagttcagttcagtcgctcagccatgtccgactctttgagaccccatgaattgcagcacgccaggcctccccgtccatcaccaattcccggagttcactcaaactcatatccatcgagttggtgatgccatccagccatctcatcctctgtcgtccccttctcctcctgcccccaatccttcccagcatcagagtcttttccaatgagtcaactcttcgcatgaagtagccaaagtactggagtttcagttttagcatcattccttccaaagaacacccaggactgatctcctttagaatggactggttggatctctttgcaatagTTACGTTTGGCTAAAACCAAATAGTTAATTTATATAGTCTTGGCTGTGgttctacatttttaaagtttttaaagtttgaatACAGGAAATGCCTGTTTGCTTACTGCCCTGAAAACCCCCCTTTTTTTGTTTGCCAGTTCAAATAATCAAAACTTATACTTAAATTCTGC includes:
- the LOX gene encoding protein-lysine 6-oxidase, whose product is MRFAWTALLGSLQLCALVRCAPPAASHRQPPREQAAAPGAWRQKIQWENNGQVFSLLSLGSQYQPQRRRDPGATAPGAANATAPQMRTPILLLRNNRTAAARVRTAGPSAAAAGRPRPVARHWFQAGYSTSGAHEAGTSRADNQTAPGEVPTLSNLRPPNRVDVDGMVGDDPYNPYKYTDDNPYYNYYDTYERPRPGSRYRPGYGTGYFQYGLPDLVPDPYYIQASTYVQKMAMYNLRCAAEENCLASTAYRADVRDYDHRVLLRFPQRVKNQGTSDFLPSRPRYSWEWHSCHQHYHSMDEFSHYDLLDASTQRRVAEGHKASFCLEDTSCDYGYHRRFACTAHTQGLSPGCYDTYNADIDCQWIDITDVKPGNYILKVSVNPSYLVPESDYSNNVVRCEIRYTGHHAYASGCTISP